In a genomic window of Vespula vulgaris chromosome 13, iyVesVulg1.1, whole genome shotgun sequence:
- the LOC127068446 gene encoding cyclin-dependent kinase 1, whose amino-acid sequence MDNFVKIEKIGEGTYGVVYKGKHKKTGEIVAMKKIRLESDDEGVPSTAIREISILKELKHPNIVSLVDVLMEESRLYLIFEYLTMDLKKYMDSLGNGIMIEPKTVKSYLYQITRAILFCHKRRVLHRDLKPQNLLIGTKGVIKVADFGLGRAFGIPVRVYTHEVVTLWYRAPEILLGASRYSCAIDMWSVGCIFAEMAMKKPLFQGDSEIDQLFRIFRILRTPTEEIWPGVTQLNDYKTTFPNWVTNNLEAQVKNLDADGLDLLQAMLIYDPVHRITARAALKHPYFQDLDIRKLPSA is encoded by the exons ATGGATAATTTTGttaagattgaaaaaattggTGAAG GTACATATGGTGTTGTGTATAAAGGAAAACACAAAAAGACTGGTGAAATTGTAGCCATGAAAAAGATTCGCTTAGAAAGCGATGACGAAGGTGTACCATCGACTGCAATCAGAGAGATTTCTATCCTCAAGGAGTTGAAACACCCAAATATCGTTAGCTTGGTCGACGTGCTCATGGAAGAATCTAGATTGTATCTTATATTTGAATACCTTACtatggatttaaaaaaatacatggaCAGTTTAGGAAATGGTATAATGATTGAACCTAAAACAGTCAAGTCCTATTTATATCAG aTAACACGAGCAATTCTGTTCTGTCACAAACGTAGAGTGTTACATCGTGACTTAAAGccacaaaatttattaattggcACGAAGGGAGTCATTAAAGTAGCAGATTTTGGATTAGGAAGAGCATTTGGAATTCCAGTCAGAGTTTACACACACGAGGTTGTTACTTTGTGGTACAGAGCACCTGAAATTCTTCTTGGAGCTAGCAGATACTCTTGCGCTATCGATATGTGGAGTGTTGGCTGTATTTTTGCTGAAATGGCAATGAAGAAGCCATTGTTTCAAGGAGACAGCGAAATCGATCAATTGTTTCGAATATTTCG TATTTTAAGAACACCTACAGAAGAAATATGGCCTGGTGTCACACaattaaatgattataaaacaACATTTCCAAACTGGGTAACTAACAATCTAGAAGCCCAAGTAAAGAATCTTGACGCGGATGGACTTGATCTATTGCAGGCAATGCTTATTTATGATCCAGTTCATAGAATAACAGCAAGGGCAGCTTTAAAACATCCTTATTTCCAAGACTTGGACATTAGAAAGTTACCATCTGCAtaa
- the LOC127068429 gene encoding arginine/serine-rich coiled-coil protein 2-like isoform X2, protein MIQYLRTSARSMLCEGLSRLPPSPIQKTEESNNNNSSGESGSERAHSPAAMPSALGSKTDSSRISPSSSDQRRSDNESNTVNTKDEHKRSDRSDRNKHTSEKNRRSSYDDRRQRGDSSTHNKDTKEKRSKDDEKKSRDEDKRKEKSDEKEKNEKDHHYRDDSRRDRTRDRNDRDRRRDRERERERRHSRDERSRDRHREERSSYHKEKDRTRSRSRSRDRAPPPFRTMSYREEKGRNKLAQLEKLGIELKAPEGDTVALGIQSEQNYYNPLTTATQGKYAEQIQKRKLLWANKSKQEEGKGTSNTATTVNTWMGTTFTHDQDGKVTAKFKRLMGIKGDLPNTPTAGAKPDILKKQEEMFNNMEQQYEVARATTHTQRGVGLGYTTGGYQFPR, encoded by the exons ATGATACAATATCTACGCACCTCGGCAAGGTCTATGCTGTGTGAGGGTCTTTCAAGACTACCCCCAAGTCCTATTCAGAAGACAGAG gAAAGCAACAACAATAACTCTTCTGGAGAGTCTGGCAGTGAACGTGCTCATAGTCCTGCGGCAATGCCCTCAGCACTAGGTTCAAAAACAGACTCGTCTAGAATTTCACCTTCTTCTTCAGACCAGAG GAGATCCGATAATGAAAGCAATACGGTAAATACAAAGGATGAGCATAAAAGGAGTGACAGATCTGACCGTAACAAGCATACCAGTGAAAAAAATCGTCGTTCATCGTACGATGATAGAAGACAGCGTGGTGATAGTAGTACTCATAATAAGGATACTAAGGAAAAACGAAGTAAGGACGATGAGAAAAAATCACGCGACGAGGATAAACGTAAAGAGAAAagcgatgagaaagaaaagaatgagaaagatcaTCATTATCGTGATGATAGTCGAAGGGATCGAACTCGTGACAGAAACGACAGAGATAGAcgcagagacagagaaagagaaagagaacgtcgTCATTCTAGGGATGAAAGATCTAGGGATCGACATCGGGAAGAAAGATCAAGttatcataaagaaaaagatcgtacGAGATCAAGGTCCAGGTCAAGGGATCGTGCTCCACCACCCTTCAGAACAATGAGCTatagagaggaaaagggaagaaataaGTTGGCACAATTAGAGAAATTAGGAATCGAATTGAAAGCACCTGAAGGGGATACTGTGGCTTTGGGAATTCAGAGTGagcaaaattattataatccaTTGACCACGGCTACTCAAGGAAAATATGCAGAACAAATTCAAAAGAGGAAATTACTATGGGCTAATAAg TCGAAACAAGAAGAAGGTAAAGGTACTTCTAATACAGCTACTACAGTGAACACATGGATGGGTACAACATTTACTCATGATCAAGATGGAAAAGTGACTGCGAAATTTAAGAGACTAATGGGTATAAAAGGAGATTTACCAAACACACCAACTGCAGGTGCAAAGCctgatattttgaaaaaacaggaagaaatgtttaataatatggAACAACAATATGAAGTAGCTCGTGCTACTACGCACACTCAACGTGGCGTAGGATTAGGATATACCACCGGTGGTTATCAATTTccacgataa
- the LOC127068429 gene encoding arginine/serine-rich coiled-coil protein 2-like isoform X1 has product MDSLANYASDGENSNNSEEPKMPYDGQGNIRNRRASDANYDQVQMDMSEESNNNNSSGESGSERAHSPAAMPSALGSKTDSSRISPSSSDQRRSDNESNTVNTKDEHKRSDRSDRNKHTSEKNRRSSYDDRRQRGDSSTHNKDTKEKRSKDDEKKSRDEDKRKEKSDEKEKNEKDHHYRDDSRRDRTRDRNDRDRRRDRERERERRHSRDERSRDRHREERSSYHKEKDRTRSRSRSRDRAPPPFRTMSYREEKGRNKLAQLEKLGIELKAPEGDTVALGIQSEQNYYNPLTTATQGKYAEQIQKRKLLWANKSKQEEGKGTSNTATTVNTWMGTTFTHDQDGKVTAKFKRLMGIKGDLPNTPTAGAKPDILKKQEEMFNNMEQQYEVARATTHTQRGVGLGYTTGGYQFPR; this is encoded by the exons ATGGATTCATTAGCGAATTACGCGAGTGACGgtgaaaatagtaataattcgGAAGAACCGAAG ATGCCATACGATGGACAAGGAAACATAAGGAACAGAAGGGCTAGTGATGCCAACTATGACCAAGTACAAATGGACATGAGTGAg gAAAGCAACAACAATAACTCTTCTGGAGAGTCTGGCAGTGAACGTGCTCATAGTCCTGCGGCAATGCCCTCAGCACTAGGTTCAAAAACAGACTCGTCTAGAATTTCACCTTCTTCTTCAGACCAGAG GAGATCCGATAATGAAAGCAATACGGTAAATACAAAGGATGAGCATAAAAGGAGTGACAGATCTGACCGTAACAAGCATACCAGTGAAAAAAATCGTCGTTCATCGTACGATGATAGAAGACAGCGTGGTGATAGTAGTACTCATAATAAGGATACTAAGGAAAAACGAAGTAAGGACGATGAGAAAAAATCACGCGACGAGGATAAACGTAAAGAGAAAagcgatgagaaagaaaagaatgagaaagatcaTCATTATCGTGATGATAGTCGAAGGGATCGAACTCGTGACAGAAACGACAGAGATAGAcgcagagacagagaaagagaaagagaacgtcgTCATTCTAGGGATGAAAGATCTAGGGATCGACATCGGGAAGAAAGATCAAGttatcataaagaaaaagatcgtacGAGATCAAGGTCCAGGTCAAGGGATCGTGCTCCACCACCCTTCAGAACAATGAGCTatagagaggaaaagggaagaaataaGTTGGCACAATTAGAGAAATTAGGAATCGAATTGAAAGCACCTGAAGGGGATACTGTGGCTTTGGGAATTCAGAGTGagcaaaattattataatccaTTGACCACGGCTACTCAAGGAAAATATGCAGAACAAATTCAAAAGAGGAAATTACTATGGGCTAATAAg TCGAAACAAGAAGAAGGTAAAGGTACTTCTAATACAGCTACTACAGTGAACACATGGATGGGTACAACATTTACTCATGATCAAGATGGAAAAGTGACTGCGAAATTTAAGAGACTAATGGGTATAAAAGGAGATTTACCAAACACACCAACTGCAGGTGCAAAGCctgatattttgaaaaaacaggaagaaatgtttaataatatggAACAACAATATGAAGTAGCTCGTGCTACTACGCACACTCAACGTGGCGTAGGATTAGGATATACCACCGGTGGTTATCAATTTccacgataa
- the LOC127068429 gene encoding arginine/serine-rich coiled-coil protein 2-like isoform X3 produces the protein MLCEGLSRLPPSPIQKTEESNNNNSSGESGSERAHSPAAMPSALGSKTDSSRISPSSSDQRRSDNESNTVNTKDEHKRSDRSDRNKHTSEKNRRSSYDDRRQRGDSSTHNKDTKEKRSKDDEKKSRDEDKRKEKSDEKEKNEKDHHYRDDSRRDRTRDRNDRDRRRDRERERERRHSRDERSRDRHREERSSYHKEKDRTRSRSRSRDRAPPPFRTMSYREEKGRNKLAQLEKLGIELKAPEGDTVALGIQSEQNYYNPLTTATQGKYAEQIQKRKLLWANKSKQEEGKGTSNTATTVNTWMGTTFTHDQDGKVTAKFKRLMGIKGDLPNTPTAGAKPDILKKQEEMFNNMEQQYEVARATTHTQRGVGLGYTTGGYQFPR, from the exons ATGCTGTGTGAGGGTCTTTCAAGACTACCCCCAAGTCCTATTCAGAAGACAGAG gAAAGCAACAACAATAACTCTTCTGGAGAGTCTGGCAGTGAACGTGCTCATAGTCCTGCGGCAATGCCCTCAGCACTAGGTTCAAAAACAGACTCGTCTAGAATTTCACCTTCTTCTTCAGACCAGAG GAGATCCGATAATGAAAGCAATACGGTAAATACAAAGGATGAGCATAAAAGGAGTGACAGATCTGACCGTAACAAGCATACCAGTGAAAAAAATCGTCGTTCATCGTACGATGATAGAAGACAGCGTGGTGATAGTAGTACTCATAATAAGGATACTAAGGAAAAACGAAGTAAGGACGATGAGAAAAAATCACGCGACGAGGATAAACGTAAAGAGAAAagcgatgagaaagaaaagaatgagaaagatcaTCATTATCGTGATGATAGTCGAAGGGATCGAACTCGTGACAGAAACGACAGAGATAGAcgcagagacagagaaagagaaagagaacgtcgTCATTCTAGGGATGAAAGATCTAGGGATCGACATCGGGAAGAAAGATCAAGttatcataaagaaaaagatcgtacGAGATCAAGGTCCAGGTCAAGGGATCGTGCTCCACCACCCTTCAGAACAATGAGCTatagagaggaaaagggaagaaataaGTTGGCACAATTAGAGAAATTAGGAATCGAATTGAAAGCACCTGAAGGGGATACTGTGGCTTTGGGAATTCAGAGTGagcaaaattattataatccaTTGACCACGGCTACTCAAGGAAAATATGCAGAACAAATTCAAAAGAGGAAATTACTATGGGCTAATAAg TCGAAACAAGAAGAAGGTAAAGGTACTTCTAATACAGCTACTACAGTGAACACATGGATGGGTACAACATTTACTCATGATCAAGATGGAAAAGTGACTGCGAAATTTAAGAGACTAATGGGTATAAAAGGAGATTTACCAAACACACCAACTGCAGGTGCAAAGCctgatattttgaaaaaacaggaagaaatgtttaataatatggAACAACAATATGAAGTAGCTCGTGCTACTACGCACACTCAACGTGGCGTAGGATTAGGATATACCACCGGTGGTTATCAATTTccacgataa
- the LOC127068454 gene encoding ragulator complex protein LAMTOR1 isoform X2, whose translation MGCCYSFCKEDTGPQSGEVNERTHLLVDPVSNNTNIPRVHSDDYVNQYANSEPKKTDEQSALNRILHETAANVIDIGALDSHNLEQHEYMDRSRAYAKRIEAGGFKVPDNTVCLLKDIPAPERILASNPLAAGDHELITGMLKNAVVALNDIKVEHKEDLVVPFLS comes from the exons ATGGGATGTTGCTACAGTTTTTGTAAAGAGGACACTGGACCCCAG aGTGGAGAAGTAAACGAGAGGACACATCTTTTAGTCGATCCTGTTAGTAATAATACAAACATACCAAGAGTACACAG tGATGATTATGTTAATCAATATGCAAATTCTGAACCCAAGAAGACAGATGAACAAAGTGCATTGAACAGAATTCTGCACGAAACGGCAGC aaaTGTAATAGATATCGGCGCATTGGATTCACATAATTTAGAGCAACATGAATATATGGATAGGTCACGAGCTTATGCAAAACGTATAGAAGCAGGAGGTTTCAAGGTTCCAGATAATACTGTATGTCTCCTTAAAGATATTCCTGCACCAGAACGAATACTCGCATCTAACCCACTTGCTGCTGGAGATCATGAACTT atcACTGGTATGCTTAAGAATGCAGTAGTTgcattaaatgatattaaagtaGAACATAAGGAAGATTTGGTAGTACCTTTCTTATCGTGA
- the LOC127068454 gene encoding ragulator complex protein LAMTOR1 isoform X1 yields MEDFIWHIMVWEFKQYNSAANTAKKICSLYGKDVITETAVQRWFVKFHSESKSLKDKLWSGRYSDFDKKALQILMYKNPCLTTQELANRLEFLYLTVNKKIDKFTKSGEVNERTHLLVDPVSNNTNIPRVHSDDYVNQYANSEPKKTDEQSALNRILHETAANVIDIGALDSHNLEQHEYMDRSRAYAKRIEAGGFKVPDNTVCLLKDIPAPERILASNPLAAGDHELITGMLKNAVVALNDIKVEHKEDLVVPFLS; encoded by the exons aTGGAAGATTTTATTTGGCATATAATGGTGTGGGAATTCAAACAATATAATTCTGCTGCAAATACAGCTAAAAAGATTTGTAGTTTATATGGTAAAGATGTAATAACAGAAACAGCAGTGCAAAGATGGTtcgtaaaatttcattctGAAAGCAAGAGTTTGAAGGATAAACTATGGTCTGGACGTTACTctgattttgataaaaaagctttgcaaatattaatgtataaaaatcCATGCTTAACAACGCAAGAGTTAGCAAAtagattagaatttttatatttgactgtcaacaaaaaaatagacaaattTACAAAG aGTGGAGAAGTAAACGAGAGGACACATCTTTTAGTCGATCCTGTTAGTAATAATACAAACATACCAAGAGTACACAG tGATGATTATGTTAATCAATATGCAAATTCTGAACCCAAGAAGACAGATGAACAAAGTGCATTGAACAGAATTCTGCACGAAACGGCAGC aaaTGTAATAGATATCGGCGCATTGGATTCACATAATTTAGAGCAACATGAATATATGGATAGGTCACGAGCTTATGCAAAACGTATAGAAGCAGGAGGTTTCAAGGTTCCAGATAATACTGTATGTCTCCTTAAAGATATTCCTGCACCAGAACGAATACTCGCATCTAACCCACTTGCTGCTGGAGATCATGAACTT atcACTGGTATGCTTAAGAATGCAGTAGTTgcattaaatgatattaaagtaGAACATAAGGAAGATTTGGTAGTACCTTTCTTATCGTGA
- the LOC127068444 gene encoding nuclear transcription factor Y subunit alpha isoform X2: protein MAIDWSYAWRRGGASTGLASGCCRTGRSPRSVPPIHKSRGLSIADHWSSICRPIIGKVPTKISNKLEMEQLGEGQAVVVGSTGGTVQVVQMGQGGQTMMLPQAIQVAAPNGQIQVVPVSSLTNTGQQIVIQQPQTPQIIQTPDGQTYIYQPVQIEGQVQQTQPTVININGNLMQIAGTTSQTTTTAATTAPVQPLASPTATASQAGNVVMMVPGNSGQTQFQRVALPNAEFLEEEPLYVNAKQYRRILKRRQARAKLEAEGKIPKERPKYLHESRHQHAMKRIRGEGGRFHSGQVKKRK, encoded by the exons ATGGCAATTGATTGGTCGTACGCATGGCGGCGCGGAGGGGCATCGACCGGTCTGGCATCGGGCTGCTGTCGTACTGGCAGGTCCCCTCGTTCAGTGCCACCAATACACAAGAGCCGAGGACTCTCTATCGCCGACCATTGGTCCTCAATTTGCCGACCAATCATTGGGAAAGTGCCCACGAAAATATCCAAT AAACTTGAAATGGAGCAATTAGGAGAAGGACAAGCCGTCGTTGTTGGAAGTACTGGTGGAACGGTACAAGTTGTTCAAATGGGACAAGGAGGACAAACTATGATGTTACCTCAAGCTATACAAGTAGCAGCTCCTAACGGACAGATTCAAGTTGTTCCAGTTTCCAGTCTTACTAATACGGGCCAACAGATTGTTATACAACAACCACAAACTCCTCAAATTATTCAAACTCCCGATGGACAGACTTATATTTATCAACCTGTTCAAATAGAAGGCCAGGTTCAACAGACTCAACCTACCG TTATAAATATCAATGGAAACCTCATGCAAATAGCAGGCACTACTTCACAAACTACAACCACAGCTGCAACAACAGCGCCCGTACAACCGTTAGCTAGTCCAACAGCGACGGCTTCGCAAGCAGGGAATGTAGTTATG ATGGTGCCAGGAAATAGTGGACAAACGCAGTTTCAAAGAGTAGCGTTACCAAATGCGGAATTCTTAGAAGAGGAACCTTTATATGTGAATGCCAAGCAATATAGACGCATATTAAAAAGGCGTCAGGCACGAGCCAAATTAGAAGCAGAAGGAAAAATTCCAAAGGAAAGACcg AAATATCTTCACGAATCTCGTCATCAACACGCAATGAAAAGAATTCGTGGCGAAGGTGGTCGTTTCCATTCGGGTCAAGTAAAGAAACGGAAGTAA
- the LOC127068444 gene encoding nuclear transcription factor Y subunit alpha isoform X1, with protein sequence MAIDWSYAWRRGGASTGLASGCCRTGRSPRSVPPIHKSRGLSIADHWSSICRPIIGKVPTKISNQKLEMEQLGEGQAVVVGSTGGTVQVVQMGQGGQTMMLPQAIQVAAPNGQIQVVPVSSLTNTGQQIVIQQPQTPQIIQTPDGQTYIYQPVQIEGQVQQTQPTVININGNLMQIAGTTSQTTTTAATTAPVQPLASPTATASQAGNVVMMVPGNSGQTQFQRVALPNAEFLEEEPLYVNAKQYRRILKRRQARAKLEAEGKIPKERPKYLHESRHQHAMKRIRGEGGRFHSGQVKKRK encoded by the exons ATGGCAATTGATTGGTCGTACGCATGGCGGCGCGGAGGGGCATCGACCGGTCTGGCATCGGGCTGCTGTCGTACTGGCAGGTCCCCTCGTTCAGTGCCACCAATACACAAGAGCCGAGGACTCTCTATCGCCGACCATTGGTCCTCAATTTGCCGACCAATCATTGGGAAAGTGCCCACGAAAATATCCAAT caGAAACTTGAAATGGAGCAATTAGGAGAAGGACAAGCCGTCGTTGTTGGAAGTACTGGTGGAACGGTACAAGTTGTTCAAATGGGACAAGGAGGACAAACTATGATGTTACCTCAAGCTATACAAGTAGCAGCTCCTAACGGACAGATTCAAGTTGTTCCAGTTTCCAGTCTTACTAATACGGGCCAACAGATTGTTATACAACAACCACAAACTCCTCAAATTATTCAAACTCCCGATGGACAGACTTATATTTATCAACCTGTTCAAATAGAAGGCCAGGTTCAACAGACTCAACCTACCG TTATAAATATCAATGGAAACCTCATGCAAATAGCAGGCACTACTTCACAAACTACAACCACAGCTGCAACAACAGCGCCCGTACAACCGTTAGCTAGTCCAACAGCGACGGCTTCGCAAGCAGGGAATGTAGTTATG ATGGTGCCAGGAAATAGTGGACAAACGCAGTTTCAAAGAGTAGCGTTACCAAATGCGGAATTCTTAGAAGAGGAACCTTTATATGTGAATGCCAAGCAATATAGACGCATATTAAAAAGGCGTCAGGCACGAGCCAAATTAGAAGCAGAAGGAAAAATTCCAAAGGAAAGACcg AAATATCTTCACGAATCTCGTCATCAACACGCAATGAAAAGAATTCGTGGCGAAGGTGGTCGTTTCCATTCGGGTCAAGTAAAGAAACGGAAGTAA
- the LOC127068444 gene encoding nuclear transcription factor Y subunit alpha isoform X3, whose amino-acid sequence MEQLGEGQAVVVGSTGGTVQVVQMGQGGQTMMLPQAIQVAAPNGQIQVVPVSSLTNTGQQIVIQQPQTPQIIQTPDGQTYIYQPVQIEGQVQQTQPTVININGNLMQIAGTTSQTTTTAATTAPVQPLASPTATASQAGNVVMMVPGNSGQTQFQRVALPNAEFLEEEPLYVNAKQYRRILKRRQARAKLEAEGKIPKERPKYLHESRHQHAMKRIRGEGGRFHSGQVKKRK is encoded by the exons ATGGAGCAATTAGGAGAAGGACAAGCCGTCGTTGTTGGAAGTACTGGTGGAACGGTACAAGTTGTTCAAATGGGACAAGGAGGACAAACTATGATGTTACCTCAAGCTATACAAGTAGCAGCTCCTAACGGACAGATTCAAGTTGTTCCAGTTTCCAGTCTTACTAATACGGGCCAACAGATTGTTATACAACAACCACAAACTCCTCAAATTATTCAAACTCCCGATGGACAGACTTATATTTATCAACCTGTTCAAATAGAAGGCCAGGTTCAACAGACTCAACCTACCG TTATAAATATCAATGGAAACCTCATGCAAATAGCAGGCACTACTTCACAAACTACAACCACAGCTGCAACAACAGCGCCCGTACAACCGTTAGCTAGTCCAACAGCGACGGCTTCGCAAGCAGGGAATGTAGTTATG ATGGTGCCAGGAAATAGTGGACAAACGCAGTTTCAAAGAGTAGCGTTACCAAATGCGGAATTCTTAGAAGAGGAACCTTTATATGTGAATGCCAAGCAATATAGACGCATATTAAAAAGGCGTCAGGCACGAGCCAAATTAGAAGCAGAAGGAAAAATTCCAAAGGAAAGACcg AAATATCTTCACGAATCTCGTCATCAACACGCAATGAAAAGAATTCGTGGCGAAGGTGGTCGTTTCCATTCGGGTCAAGTAAAGAAACGGAAGTAA
- the LOC127068474 gene encoding uncharacterized protein LOC127068474: MERVVLPDDWFIPETIQKQSFRDPWKMIGRELLRVKVRGKPEDNLDPNPKEREILRVRTGKTEYEDAIGKTGDFVMKEKPYGLPLPIEPVAIFPAKDDPDKKSECSIILASKNIGLPSNVF; this comes from the exons ATGGAACGAGTAGTTTTACCAGACGACTGGTTCATACCTGAAACCATTCAAAAACAATCTTTTCGAGACCCTTGGAAAATGATTGGAAGAGAATTATTACGCGTTAAGGTCAGAGGAAAACCCGAGGATAACCTCGATCCTAATCCGAAAGAACGTGAAATTCTTCGCGTCag aACTGGAAAAACTGAATACGAAGATGCGATTGGTAAAACAGGAGATTTtgttatgaaagaaaaacctTATGGCCTACCATTACCGATCGAGCCGGTCGCCATATTTCCTGCAAAAGATGATCCTGATAAGAAATCCGAGTGTTCTATTATATTAGCTTCCAAAAATATAGGATTACCTTCGAAtgtattttga
- the LOC127068477 gene encoding uncharacterized protein LOC127068477, with the protein MIFESTDESRDFLTRYKIDYPPRDAKKLAKYEPKPFYPTSLNILNGPYKRHLNTTLVNDTLPLEERTEDPRNYINKVHEKYPHLKKFILESSLNEELFELENKKLKRTIYQTDYYKHLG; encoded by the exons atgattttcgagTCGACCGACGAATCAAGAGACTTTCTTAcacgatataaaatagattatcCTCCGAGAGATGCGAAGAAATTGGCCAAGTATGAACCGAAACCGTTTTATCCAACATccttgaatatattaaatggaCCGTATAAACGTCATTTGAATACAACTCTCGTAAACGATACTCTACCTTTGGAGGAACGAACGGAAGATCctcgaaattatataaataaa GTACATGAAAAATATCcacatttgaaaaaatttattcttgaaTCTTCCTTAAACGAAGAACTCTTCGaactagaaaataaaaagctgAAGCGAACTATTTATCAAACGGATTATTATAAACATCTTGGCTag